One Rosa chinensis cultivar Old Blush chromosome 5, RchiOBHm-V2, whole genome shotgun sequence genomic region harbors:
- the LOC121049290 gene encoding uncharacterized protein LOC121049290 isoform X2: MDPGNLGEILKHLETQNELLTKASESVLQELSNLQGEEEMMMRKYYAIMSEHGKVKKVQELHEFWQKHGHGKVSTDTEIGSSTALVTATSKEEN, from the exons ATGGATCCTGGAAACCTGGGAGAGATATTGAA GCACTTGGAGACGCAGAATGAGCTCCTTACGAAAGCGTCTGAATCAGTGCTACAAGAACTGTCTAATCTTCAG ggagaagaagaaatgaTGATGCGCAAGTACTACGCTATTATGTCGGAGCATGGTAAAGTTAAAAAG GTTCAAGAACTTCATGAATTTTGGCAGAAGCATGGCCATGGAAAAGTTTCAACTGATACTGAAATCGGAAGCTCTACTGCATTAGTCACTGCTACTAGCAAAGAAGAAAACTGA
- the LOC121049290 gene encoding uncharacterized protein LOC121049290 isoform X1 — protein sequence MDPGNLGEILKHLETQNELLTKASESVLQELSNLQGEEEMMMRKYYAIMSEHGKVKKVYVFLNSTSVLSSADLNPQGLDQVLISVFCWSLVHLFFLICENPLNH from the exons ATGGATCCTGGAAACCTGGGAGAGATATTGAA GCACTTGGAGACGCAGAATGAGCTCCTTACGAAAGCGTCTGAATCAGTGCTACAAGAACTGTCTAATCTTCAG ggagaagaagaaatgaTGATGCGCAAGTACTACGCTATTATGTCGGAGCATGGTAAAGTTAAAAAGGTATATGTCTTTCTTAATTCTACCTCTGTGTTGTCCTCTGCTGACTTGAATCCCCAAGGTTTGGACCAAGTGttaatttctgttttctgtTGGTCATTGGTGCATCTTTTTTTCCTTATATGTGAGAACCCATTAAACCATTGA